The nucleotide window CCACTCATGAGCGAACCCATCGCCAATGTCATTTGCGCATATAAATTAGTGCTGTCCTTAGCCACTACTTCCCTGATCTTGGCAATCCCTTCCATGGGAGCATTGGAGATACCTCCAAACATGTAAGTTGAGCCCAACCCTACTTTCGCCGAGTCGTTATCAGGATTTAGCTTTAAAGACCTCTCGAACAAATCCTTTGCCTGCAATGCCATCCACTTTGCCATCTCTCCATTTTCCACATGCTGCAGGTTGTTCAAAAACAAATGGCCTGCAAAATTGAGGTTTTTTTCTGAATTTTCCAACCTTGCCCCTTCAGCAACATACCAGGCATAAGGAATGAAGGCTTTTACACTGTCTTTCCAATACATGGAAATCGCCCTGAATGCCTGTATTTTTTGTACCTGATCCGGCGACTTCTCAATAGTGGATTCAAGTGATGTTAACCTGGCAGCACCCGCTGGCAAAAGT belongs to Niabella yanshanensis and includes:
- a CDS encoding tetratricopeptide repeat protein, giving the protein MKKPQYITIFVALAALCLLWAFGSIKPPAQANAHEGHQHEHAGQPGEGTVSTSSFSIDSALTAAKGTLLPAGAARLTSLESTIEKSPDQVQKIQAFRAISMYWKDSVKAFIPYAWYVAEGARLENSEKNLNFAGHLFLNNLQHVENGEMAKWMALQAKDLFERSLKLNPDNDSAKVGLGSTYMFGGISNAPMEGIAKIREVVAKDSTNLYAQMTLAMGSLMSGQTDKAKERLETIIRLDSKNLQALLLLADIYEKQDKKQEAIRYYQKALPLATEHTEMRAELQKRIDALKKQN